Part of the Cellulomonas hominis genome, CGTCGTACGCCATGGGCATCACGGAGCTCGACCCGCTGCGGCACGGCCTGATCTTCGAGCGGTTCCTCAACCCCGAGCGCGTGTCCTGGCCCGACGTCGACGTCGACTTCGACGAGCGCCGGCGCGGCGAGGTCATCCGGTACGTGACCGAGAAGTACGGCGACGACCGGGTCGCGCAGATCGTCACCTACGGCACGATCAAGGCGAAGCAGGCGCTCAAGGACTCCTCGCGCGTGCTGGGCTTCCCGTTCGCGATGGGGGAGAAGCTCACCAAGGCGATGCCGCCGCCCGTCATGGGCAAGGACATCCCCCTGTCCGGCATGTACGACCCGGAGCACCCGCGGTACGCCGAGGCGGAGGAGTTCCGGCAGGTCGTCGCGGCCGACCCCGAGGCGCAGCGCGTGCTCGAGACCGCCCGCGGCCTGGAGAACCTCAAGCGCCAGTGGGGCGTCCACGCCGCCGGCGTCATCATGTCCAGCGAGCCGCTGATCGACATCATCCCGATCATGAAGCGGCCGCAGGACGGCGCCGTCATCACGCAGTTCGACTACCCGACGTCCGAGGGCCTCGGCCTGATCAAGATGGACTTCCTCGGGCTGCGGAACCTCACGATCCTCGACGACGCGCTGCGGAACATCGTGGCGAACGACAAGCCGCCGATCGAGCTGGAGGAGATCCCGCTCGACGACAAGCCGACGTACGAGCTGCTCGCCCGCGGCGACACCCTCGGCGTGTTCCAGCTCGACGGCGGACCCATGCGCGCCCTGCTGCGCCAGATGCGCCCCGACAACTTCGAGGACATCTCCGCCGTCATCGCCCTGTACCGCCCGGGGCCGATGGGCATGAACTCGCACACGAACTACGCGCTGCGCAAGAACGGCCTGCAGCCGATCACGCCGATCCACCCGGAGCTCGAGGAGCCCCTGGCGGAGGTCCTCGACGGCACGTACGGCCTCATCGTGTACCAGGAGCAGGTGCAGAAGGCCGCGCAGGTGCTCGCCGGGTACTCGCTCGGCCAGGCCGACCTGCTGCGCCGCGCGATGGGCAAGAAGAAGAAGGAGATCCTCGACAAGGAGTTCGTGCCGTTCGAGGCGGGCATGAAGGAGCGGGGCTACTCCAAGCCCGCGATCCAGGCGGTCTGGGACACCCTGGTGCCGTTCGCCGGGTACGCGTTCAACAAGGCGCACTCCGCCGGGTACGGCGTCGTCTCCTACTGGACGGCGTTCCTCAAGGCGAACTACCCGACCGAGTACATGGCGGGCCTGCTCACCTCCGTCGGCGACGACAAGGACAAGTCGGCGCTGTACCTCAACGAGTGCCGCCGCATGGGCATCACGGTGCTGCCGCCGGACGTGAACTCCTCGTCCGCGCTGTTCACCGCCGTCGGGAGCGACATCCGGTTCGGGCTCACCGCCGTCCGGAACGTCGGCGCCAACGTCGTCGAGGCGATCGTCCGCACCCGCGAGGAGAAGGGCGACTTCACGTCGTTCACCGACTTCCTGGACAAGGTGCCCGCGGTGGTCTGCAACAAGCGGACCATCGAGTCGCTCATCAAGGCCGGCGCGTTCGACTCGCTCGGGCACGCCCGCCGCGCCCTGCTGCTCGTGCACGAGCAGGCCGTCGAGTCCGTCATCGGCGTGAAGCGCAAGGAGGCGGAGGGGCAGTTCGACCTGTTCGCCGACCTGGGCGGCGACGACGGCCCCGGCTTCTCCGTGCAGGTGCCGGACGTCCCGGACTGGGACAAGAAGCAGCGGCTGCAGTTCGAGCGGGAGATGCTCGGCCTGTACGTGTCCGACCACCCGCTGTCCGGCCTGGAGCACGTCCTGTCCGCCGCGGCCGACGTGTCGATCGCGACGCTGAACGCCGACGAGGCGCGGCCGGACGGGTCCACCGTCGTCGTCGCGGGGCTCGTCACGTCGCTGCAGCGCAAGATGTCCAAGCAGGGCAACCCGTGGGCCGCCGTGACGCTGGAGGACATGGAGGGCTCGGTCGAGATCATGTTCTTCGGCGAGACCTACCTCGCCTACTCGACGGTGCTGGCCGAGGACGCCGTGATCGTCGTGCGCGGCCGGGTGCGCCGCCGCGACGACGCCATGCAGCTGCAGGCCATGGAGGTGTCGCTGCCCGACCTGTCCGCGGTGGCCGACGCCCCGGTGACGGTGCGGATGTCCGAGGCCCGGTGCACGCCGCCCGTGCTGGAGCGGCTGCTCGAGGTGCTCAAGACGCACCCCGGGATGACGGAGATCCACTTCCGGGTCGCCCGCGCCCGCGGCGGCACGGCGCTGGTCATGCCGCGCGGCGGCTGGCGGGTCGAACGCTCCCCGGCCCTGTACGGCGACCTCAAGGCCCTGCT contains:
- the dnaE gene encoding DNA polymerase III subunit alpha: MARMASGSDFVHLHVHSEYSMLDGAARVGEMLAEAQRLGQTAMAITDHGYLFGAFDFYSQAKKLGIKPIIGVEAYVTPGTSRFDQTRVRWGEAHQAADDVSARGAYTHMTLLSRTTQGMHNLFRMGSLASLDGQMGKWPRMDRELLQTYSEGLIATSGCPSSEVQTRLRLGHYDEAVRAAGELQDIFGKENFFVEVMDHGLEIERKTIKDLLRVAETIGAPLVATNDLHYTTKEDAHAHEVLLAVQSGSTLDEPTYDQGGSRFAFGGDGYYVKSAEEMRRTWAELPEAVDNTLLIAERCEVEFPTGANYMPRFPVPEGEDENSWFVKEVERGLHRRYPSGIPDDVRAQAKYETDVIVQLGFSGYFLVVADFIAWAREQGIRVGPGRGSAAGSMASYAMGITELDPLRHGLIFERFLNPERVSWPDVDVDFDERRRGEVIRYVTEKYGDDRVAQIVTYGTIKAKQALKDSSRVLGFPFAMGEKLTKAMPPPVMGKDIPLSGMYDPEHPRYAEAEEFRQVVAADPEAQRVLETARGLENLKRQWGVHAAGVIMSSEPLIDIIPIMKRPQDGAVITQFDYPTSEGLGLIKMDFLGLRNLTILDDALRNIVANDKPPIELEEIPLDDKPTYELLARGDTLGVFQLDGGPMRALLRQMRPDNFEDISAVIALYRPGPMGMNSHTNYALRKNGLQPITPIHPELEEPLAEVLDGTYGLIVYQEQVQKAAQVLAGYSLGQADLLRRAMGKKKKEILDKEFVPFEAGMKERGYSKPAIQAVWDTLVPFAGYAFNKAHSAGYGVVSYWTAFLKANYPTEYMAGLLTSVGDDKDKSALYLNECRRMGITVLPPDVNSSSALFTAVGSDIRFGLTAVRNVGANVVEAIVRTREEKGDFTSFTDFLDKVPAVVCNKRTIESLIKAGAFDSLGHARRALLLVHEQAVESVIGVKRKEAEGQFDLFADLGGDDGPGFSVQVPDVPDWDKKQRLQFEREMLGLYVSDHPLSGLEHVLSAAADVSIATLNADEARPDGSTVVVAGLVTSLQRKMSKQGNPWAAVTLEDMEGSVEIMFFGETYLAYSTVLAEDAVIVVRGRVRRRDDAMQLQAMEVSLPDLSAVADAPVTVRMSEARCTPPVLERLLEVLKTHPGMTEIHFRVARARGGTALVMPRGGWRVERSPALYGDLKALLGPGCLESATTPLGV